From the Bacteroidota bacterium genome, one window contains:
- a CDS encoding T9SS type A sorting domain-containing protein, giving the protein MKKRILLSGICLMISAIAFSSNPKQWISADHSTSQKLSASLVQQSGDETTIAFHVPGFNLQTVSTAQGISHQIDAENASHLLIAGAPDVLKMAVSVIIPDAATMDVQVIASSYHEYNNIHLLPSKGNLKRNQDPSAIPYTYGPAYSSNSFYPGTIAELRDPYILRDFRGQTIVVYPFQYNPVTRVLRVYDQLTVKTSPVTSSVSLNAFSRSRQPQPNDIFNPIYSNRFINYNQTQYVQTAETGSMLVISDPSLMATMQPFVDWKNRMGQKTEMVDVSTIGVSPTAIKTFITDKYNTDGLTFVLLVGDGPQIPPYPTGNGDSDPSYGDILGNDSYAEVIVGRFSANTPAELETQVQRSISYEMHPDPMGQWYHKGICVGSDQGPGDDNEIDFEHERNIRLKYLGYTYTDVDEIYDGSQGGMDVSGDPGPQDLADAFNSGRSVLTYTGHGSQNSCGTTSFSSGDVQNLTNENMLPFIWSVACVNGDFNNGSCLAEALMRTTTISGAPIGAIATLMSTINQSWDPPMDGQDEMVDILVETYPGNIKHTFGGISVNGCLHMNDQYGAAGVEMTDTWTCFGDPSITVRTATPEPIPVAHDATIDENTSTWVVQCNVDQALVCLSHHNQIVSTGYALSGSAYLTIPGLTIGDTLDVTVTAYNRIPYFGTVVVVANGTTQVGSVNVNNLGLTASPAGANHPSLISFHLPKATTVSMKIYSSTGQLVSRIFENQKFDSGNHRISQDVSGLSAGIYFVKMQTGENESIARMIVE; this is encoded by the coding sequence ATGAAAAAAAGAATACTCCTTTCAGGAATCTGTCTGATGATTTCAGCTATTGCTTTTTCATCAAATCCGAAACAATGGATTTCGGCAGATCATTCTACATCTCAGAAACTCAGCGCAAGTCTTGTGCAACAATCCGGTGATGAGACTACAATCGCTTTTCATGTTCCCGGGTTTAACCTGCAAACAGTTTCCACTGCGCAGGGTATTTCGCATCAGATTGATGCGGAAAATGCAAGTCATTTATTGATTGCAGGAGCTCCTGATGTTTTGAAAATGGCGGTATCGGTTATCATTCCGGATGCTGCAACAATGGATGTGCAGGTGATTGCTTCTTCCTATCATGAATACAACAATATTCATTTGCTCCCTTCCAAAGGAAACCTGAAAAGAAATCAGGATCCGTCTGCAATTCCATACACATACGGACCGGCATATTCAAGCAATAGCTTTTATCCGGGTACAATCGCTGAACTAAGAGATCCATATATTCTTCGTGATTTCCGTGGACAAACCATTGTCGTGTATCCTTTTCAATACAATCCTGTCACTCGTGTATTACGTGTGTATGATCAGCTTACTGTCAAAACAAGTCCGGTAACTTCTTCTGTTTCTCTGAATGCATTCTCACGTTCCCGTCAACCACAACCTAACGATATTTTTAATCCGATTTATTCCAATCGTTTTATCAATTACAACCAGACTCAGTACGTGCAAACTGCTGAAACAGGTAGTATGCTGGTAATTTCAGATCCTTCCCTGATGGCTACTATGCAGCCTTTTGTTGACTGGAAAAACAGAATGGGGCAAAAAACAGAAATGGTAGATGTAAGTACCATTGGCGTAAGTCCCACAGCGATCAAGACATTTATAACAGATAAATACAATACAGATGGATTGACGTTTGTTCTGCTGGTTGGTGATGGTCCGCAGATTCCTCCGTATCCTACAGGAAACGGAGATTCAGATCCATCTTATGGTGATATCCTTGGTAACGATTCCTATGCTGAAGTAATTGTCGGTCGTTTTTCCGCGAATACTCCTGCTGAATTGGAAACGCAAGTTCAGCGTTCCATCAGTTATGAAATGCATCCCGACCCAATGGGGCAATGGTATCACAAAGGAATTTGTGTAGGGTCAGACCAAGGACCTGGTGATGACAACGAAATTGATTTCGAACATGAAAGAAATATTCGTCTGAAATATCTGGGCTACACCTATACCGATGTTGATGAGATTTACGACGGCAGTCAGGGTGGAATGGATGTTTCCGGTGATCCGGGTCCACAGGATCTTGCAGATGCTTTCAATTCTGGTCGCAGTGTACTTACGTATACAGGACATGGAAGTCAGAACAGCTGTGGAACAACCAGCTTTAGTTCAGGTGATGTACAGAATCTCACAAACGAAAACATGCTTCCATTCATCTGGTCAGTTGCCTGTGTGAATGGTGATTTTAACAATGGAAGTTGTCTTGCGGAAGCACTGATGAGAACCACTACAATTTCTGGTGCTCCGATTGGAGCGATCGCTACCTTGATGTCAACAATCAACCAGAGTTGGGATCCTCCAATGGATGGACAGGATGAAATGGTGGACATTCTTGTTGAAACTTATCCTGGAAATATCAAGCATACTTTTGGTGGAATTTCTGTCAATGGCTGTCTTCACATGAATGATCAGTATGGAGCTGCAGGAGTGGAAATGACAGATACATGGACATGCTTTGGAGATCCAAGTATCACAGTGCGGACTGCAACTCCTGAACCGATTCCGGTAGCCCACGATGCAACAATTGATGAAAATACCTCAACTTGGGTGGTGCAATGCAATGTTGATCAGGCATTGGTTTGTCTCAGTCACCATAATCAGATCGTAAGTACAGGATATGCGCTGAGTGGTTCTGCCTATCTCACCATTCCCGGATTGACCATCGGAGATACACTTGATGTTACCGTTACTGCGTACAATCGTATCCCTTATTTTGGTACTGTGGTAGTTGTTGCAAATGGTACTACTCAGGTCGGATCTGTTAATGTTAATAATCTTGGTTTGACAGCAAGTCCTGCCGGTGCTAATCATCCGTCATTGATTTCTTTCCATTTGCCCAAAGCAACGACTGTATCCATGAAAATTTATTCATCTACCGGACAACTCGTGAGCCGCATTTTTGAAAATCAAAAGTTTGATTCAGGCAACCATCGTATTTCACAGGATGTATCCGGCCTCAGTGCAGGAATTTATTTCGTGAAAATGCAAACCGGAGAAAATGAAAGTATCGCAAGAATGATTGTTGAGTAA
- a CDS encoding D-tyrosyl-tRNA(Tyr) deacylase, which yields MRVLIQRVSQASVNIEGNEKAAIANGFLILLGIEEADTDEDIEWLCGKISKLRVFGDENGQMNLSVSDVQGDFLVVSQFTLHASTKKGNRPSFIRAARPEQAIPLYEKFLSRLAQESGRNVYSGEFGADMKVALINDGPVTIWIDSKNKE from the coding sequence ATGAGGGTCCTTATTCAACGCGTATCACAGGCTTCTGTCAATATAGAAGGAAATGAAAAAGCTGCGATAGCAAATGGTTTTCTTATTCTTCTTGGAATTGAAGAAGCTGACACGGACGAAGACATAGAGTGGCTATGTGGTAAAATATCAAAGCTTCGTGTGTTCGGTGACGAAAACGGACAAATGAATCTCTCTGTTTCAGATGTTCAGGGAGATTTTCTGGTGGTGAGTCAGTTCACACTACATGCATCCACAAAAAAAGGGAATCGCCCGTCATTCATCCGCGCAGCCCGACCTGAACAGGCAATTCCTTTGTATGAAAAATTTCTATCACGACTTGCACAGGAAAGCGGAAGAAATGTCTACTCCGGAGAGTTCGGTGCCGATATGAAAGTCGCTCTCATCAACGACGGCCCGGTTACGATTTGGATAGACTCAAAGAATAAAGAGTAA